Part of the Streptomyces sp. NBC_00457 genome, CGTCGATCGCCTGCCAGATCTCCTCGAAGGGAGTCGAGCGGTCGATGTGGTGGAACTGGTAGACGTCGATGTAATCGGTCTGCAGCCGCTTGAGCGACGCGTCCACCGCCCGCCGGATGTTCAGCGCCGACAGCTTGTCGTGGTTGGGCCAGGCGGGGGTGCCGTCCGCCGCCATGTTTCCGTACACCTTGGTGGCGAGCACGACCTTGTCGCGCCGCTCGCCGCCCTTCGCGAACCAGTTGCCGATGATCGATTCGGTACGGCCCTTGTTCTCGCCCCAGCCGTACACGTTCGCCGTGTCGAAGAAGTTGATGCCTGCGTCCAGCGCCGCGTCCATGATCGCGTGACTGTCCGCTTCGTCCGTCTGCGGACCGAAGTTCATGGTGCCGAGGACGAGTCGGCTGACCTTGAGTCCCGTGCGTCCGAGCTGCGTGTACTTCATAGCTTCCTAGCCAACGTCGTGGAGTGCGCTCTAGGCAAGCGATCTTGACACTAACTGGTAGTTAGTGCTTTCCTGTGGAAAGCATGACCTTGAACTTTCAATCTTTCAATTTCTCTCGCTTGGAGAGTGCCATGCCCCCCACTACGCCTGCCCGTAGGGCGCTTGTCGCTGTGCTGGCTTCCGCTGCTCTTCTGGGCGCGGGTGCCGTGCCGGCCGTCGCGTCTGCGCCGGCCGCCTCCCGTGAGCACGCCGGCTACGGCGATTCCGCCCGCCTCGCCTACCAGAAGTACGTCACCGTCCGCGTCCTCAAGGGCGTGTTCGAGCAGGGCGACACGGAGGTGGTGGACCGGTACGTCCGCGCCGACTACATCCAGCACAACCCGCTGGCGCCGGACGGTGCGGAGACGCTGAAGAACCTCGGCGTCGCGATCCACCAGCAGTTCCCGGACGCCGAGTACGACGTCAAGCGGGTCATCTCCGAGGGCGATCTGGTGATCGTCCACTCAAACGTCGTGATGACTCCGGGGGCGCGGGGGCAGGCCGTCTTCGACATCTTCCGGTTCCAGGGCGGGAAGATCGCGGAGCACTGGGATGTGGGGCAGGAGGTGCCGGAGTCGTCCGCCAACGGCAACGACATGTTCTCTACGGAGAGTTGGCCGCGGACCGAGCAGCCGGGGCCGCGGTGGCTGACCGCGTACAACAAGAAGCTGGTCACCAAGGCCTTCGATCAGCTTCTGGTCCAGAAGGACGTGTCCGCCCTCGACCGGTACTGGGGTTCCGAGTACCACCAGCACAACCCGAACATCGCGGACGGTGTGGACGGTGCGAAGGCGGGGCTTGGGGGGTTCTTCCAGGCGTTTCCCCAGCTGAAGGTCACGCCGAAGCGGGTGATCGCCGAGGGTGACTTGGTGGCCGTCCACAGCCACTACGTGAACTCGCCGGGGGAGCGGGGTCAGGCCATCGTGGATCTGTTCCGGGTGCGGAACGGGAAGATCGTGGAGCACTGGGATGTGATCCAGGATGTTCCGGCGACTTCCGCGAACGACAACACCATGTTCTAGGACAGGGAGTTGAGGAAGGTCGTCCAGGTGGTGGGGGTTACCTGGACGGCCGGGGTGGCGGGGGTGGTGGGGGTTTTGGAGTCGCGGATGTGGATGGTGGTGGGGGTGAGGGCTATCTCTACGCACTCGCCGCCTTGGCTGCTGCTGTAGCTCGACTTCGTCCACACCAGCGCGACCTCGACGCACTCGCCGCCCTGGCCGCCGCTGTAGCTGCTCTTGAACCAGTTCAGGTCCGTGCTCATAGCCTGCCCGTCACCTCGCTGATCAACTGCGCCGACTCCTCGGGGTTGAGGGCCTGCGCTCGCAGGATGCCATATTGCGCGAACATGTTGCCCAGGTGCGGCTGTTCGCTGACGAAGTAGCCGCCCCCTGGTGCTTCGGCGTACGCGATCTGCGTGCGCTCATCTGTCTCCAGCAGAGTCATCGAGCCGTTCAACCCGGCGTGGACTTCCCGGTCGGTCGGCATCACCTGGATCGTGACGTTGCGCCGCTGGCTCACCTCAAGTAGCTGGGTCAGCTGCTCCTTGAGGATGTGCTTGCCGCCGATCGGGCGCTTGAGTGTGTGCTCGTCCAGCACGAAACCGACGACAGGCACGGGCTTGCGCTGCAATACGCGCTGTCGGTCCAGGCGAGCGGCGGTCCTTGCCTCAAGCTCATCGTCCTCGTAGGGCGGGTTCTCCTGGCTGAAGACCGCCCGCGCGTACGCCTCGGTCTGAAGCAACCCCGGAATCACATGGTTCGCGTACATGTAGATCGCGGTGGCCTTCGCCTCCAGGTCCGCGTAGTCCTCGAACCACGACGGAAACCGGCTCGTCTTCAGCTTCCTGCCTGCGGCCAGAAGTGCACCTTGTGCACCCAGCACCTCGTCCGCGATCTCGACGAGCTTGCCCTTGGGTGGCCGCTCGCCTCGCTCCACCATGGCCACCTGGGACTTGGAGTACCCGACGTACTTGCCCAGCCCCTCCTGCGTCATCCCGGCGCGCTCGCGGAAGAACCTCAGCAACGAGCCGAACATCTCCAGGTTTCCCGAGCCCTGTTCACTCGCGTGCACACGAACCTCCCCAACTGCACAGCCCCGCACCACCCTTGCGAACCCCTGGTCACAGTATGTGACCGCGCGGAACCATTTGCGGCATGAACGAGAGAATCGCCGCCCCCTGGATCCCGACCTGGATCCCCGCCTCCGGCCTCGCCCTCCGTCACGCCGGCATCCACTTCGATGCCGTACGCATCAGGGGAGCTGCGGGGGAACGCGTCGCCAACGAGTTGATGTCGGCCACGGACTTCGACGCGGGCCCGGTCGTCCAGGAGTTCACCGGCGAACGGAACATGTACTTCCTGTTGCCCCCGCAAACCGCGTCAGCGCACCGCTGGCCGCCCGGCGTGCGCGCACTGACGCGCGGTGACGGCGTCCTGGCGTACGTGGGCGTACCGGCGCTGACGGGGACGACCTGGCCGTTGGGCTGGCGATCGGTTCCTACGGCGGAAGTGCCGTTTGTAAGGGCGGAGTTGCTGTGGGAAGTGGTGGATCAGGTGACCGGTGCTGCGCAGTGACCGTGGGGCCGCGTGCAAACCCCGGGTCCGCTCAAGGGCTTCAGAGGGTGGCGAACGGCGCCCGCGTCCGCGTGCCGTCCGGCAGCTCCCACGCGCCGGTGATGTGCCCGAGGGACCCCTCGGGCACCTCCGTGCCGGGTCGCGGGCGTCGATGCAGGCGGAGCACGGCCGTACTGCCGGCGAGGCGAAGCTCCGTGCCGTCCTGGTCGTCGGCGGCCGTGGCGGTGGAAGGGAGGGTGGGGCCGGCGTAGGAGTGGGCGACCTCATGGTCCGGGGTGTCGCTGATGCTCTGCGCCTGGGCCTGGACGCGGCCCTCCAGTAGGGCCAGCAACTGGGTTACCAGGACCGGGTCGTGGCAGCCGTCGTAGGCCCAGCGCTTGCCCAGCACGCCGTGTTCCATCGTGCCGACGAGGGCGTGGTCGGCGCCGTCGAGGGGGGCGCCTCGGTAGGTGAGCGGTATCAGGTAGGTGACCGGGTGTGGGCCGGACGTGTCCATGGCCGCCATGAACTCGATGCCGACCTCGCCCTCCGGGTCGTCCAGCCGGAAGCCGCCCGCCTTTGTCAACTCCGGGGCGCCCGCGCCGCCTTCGTACCAGGGGCGGGTCGGCAGCCAGGTGGTGAGCAGTTCCAGCTTGGTCGGCTTGAGGGTGGTGCGGTGGATGATCGCCATGACCTCAGCCTCTCATCAGCCGTGGGGGAAAGCAGTTCCCCTTCCGCTGACCCGTCTCAGCGGAACGCCGCGATATTGCGGGCGGCCCAGTCGGCGAACGCGCGCGGGGCGCGGCCGAGGATCCGCTGGACGTCCGGGCTGATGCGCAGTTCGGCCGGGTTCGGGGAGCCGAGGATGTCCAGGGTGTCCTCGGCGAGCTCGGCCGGCATGCTGCGGGCCATGGCGGCCTTGGCCTCGTCGCGGGTGAGGCCGACGAACCGGACCGGCGAGCCCAGCGCGGCGGCGATGGCTTCCGTCTGCTGACGGGGGGTGATTACCTCCGGGCCGGTCAGCTCGTATACGTCGCCTGTGTGTCGGTCATTCAGCAGGCAGGCCGCCGCGACCTCGGCGATGTCCGCCGGGTCGATGATCGGCACCCCCACGTCGCCGAAGGGCGCGGCGACGACGCGCCGCGCGCGGATGGACTCGGCCCACCACAGGGCGTTGGAGGCGAAGCCGCCCGGCCGCAGGATGACCCATTCCAGACCGGACTCCCGCAGCGTGTCCTCCACGGCGCGCATCGCGATCCGCGTGCGGCCGAAGGGCCTGGTCGCCACGCCCTGCGAGGAGAGCAGTACGACGCGGCGGACCCCGACGGCTGCTGCTTCGCCGATGATGTCGGCCGGGTTGGCCCCGGCGGCGTGCAGGTCGTGGGAGACCAGCACGAACAGCGCCTTCGCCCCGGCCAGCGCGGGCCGGAGGCCGGCCGGCTCGGCCAGGTCGGCAGCCACATGACGGACGCCGTCCGGCACGTCCGCCGCGTGCCGTGAAACCGCCGTCACCTGCTCGCCTGCCTCGGCCAGTGCCCGCGTCAACGGCCGTCCCACATTCCCGGTAGCCCCGGTCACCACGATCATGATCAGCTCCCTGTTCGATGTCTTGTGTGGACTTCACGCTCACGCTAGGAGTAGGGCTAACTTTTGGTAAGGACATACCCTGAGGTAAGCTCCTCACGTGGCGGGAGGCGCGCAGTTCATACAGGCCGGGGCAGGCAAGCCGTATGAGGTGTTTCACACCGACTGCGCCGCGCGCGATGTGGTCGACCACGTGACCAGCAAGTGGGGCGTCTGGGTGTTGATCTCCCTGCAGAGCAACGACCTCCGCTTCTACGAGCTGCGCGAGAGCATCCAGGGCATCAGCGAGAAGATGCTCGCCCAGACCCTGCGCGCGCTGGTCCAGGACGGCCTCGTCCGGCGCGAGGTCGAGCCGACGACACCGCCTCAGGTCACCTACGGGCTGACCGAGTTCGGCCGGGACGTCGGCGAGCCGCTGAAGGAGCTGTTCGACCGCATCACACGGCAACTGCCGCCTCGCAACGCGGGCAGCGCGGAATAGGCCCCGGCATCTACCTCCACGGCTCCGCCACCCTCGGCGGCCTCCGCCCGCACAGTGACGTCGATGTCCTGGTGGTCGTACGGGAGCCCATGTCCCATGCTCAACGCCGAGCCCTGGTCAAGGCGTTGATGGACGTGTCCGGCGGGGATTCCCGCCCAGTCGAGCTCATCGTCGTCGTACAGGACGCCGTACGGCCCTGGCGGTACCCGCCCACCTGCGAGTTCCTGTACGGGGAGTGGCTGCGGGGCGACTACGAGCGCGGCCTCGTCCCCGCTGTACGGCCCGCCACCCGCCGAACTCCTCGACCCCGTCCCGCACGACGACCTGAGGCGGGCGATCATCTCCGGAGTGCCGGGGCTGATGGGTGAGTTGGAGTCCGACACACGGAACGGGCTGCTCACCCTCGCCCGTGTGTGGACCACCCTCGCCACCGGCCGGATCCGCTCCAAGGACGCGGCCGCCGACTGGGCGATCGAGCGGCTACCGGCCGCCCACCGGCCCGTGCTCGCCCACGCACGTGCCGTCTACCTGAGGGAAGAGGAGGAACGGTGGGGGGACCTGCTTTCGGGTGTGCGGCCGTGCGCCGAGTTCCTGGTACGCGCCATCTACGCTCACGCCTCGTAGGGCTCCCCCACATCCCACGCCTGATACATCGCGTCCGCGAACGCCGCCGCGATCCTGTGCTCGCCGCTCGCGTTCGGGTGGGTGCCGTCGTAGGTGTCGAAGTTGATGTCGTACGACGGTGGCGGCGACGCCAGGAGGAGGGGGGAGCGGGGCTCGTCCAGGTCGGCCACCGCCTTGGCCAGCAGTTCGTTGAAGCGGGTGACCTGGGCGGCGAAGGCGGCGTCCGTGTCGGCGCGGACGTTCGGGATCACCGGGAGGACGACCATCCGCACCTTCGGGTTCGCCGCCCGCGCCGCCGTCACGAAGGCCCGGGCGTTCTGTGCCGTCTGGTCGGCGTTCGTGTAGAAGCCCAGGTCGATCAGGCCCAGGGAGACCAGGAGCACATCGGCCCGGCACGACCGCACCGCCTCGCCGATCAGCGGGGCCATGTGCAGCCAGCCCTCGCCCCAGCCGGCGAGATGGGCGCGGGGGAAGTCGGGGTCGGCGTACTCGTACGACGTGGGGGTGCCCGTGGCCTGGTCGTACAGCGTCTCGCGCGGGCCGACCAGCTTGTACGGGCCGCCGTACGTCTCGCGCAGGTGCTGCCACAGCCGGTAACGCCATGTGTGTTCGCCCGCGCTTCCGATCGTCTGGGAGTCGCCGACGGGCATGAACCTGAGCATCCGCTCATGATGGACGATCAGCGGCGGCGGTGGGATGTGAAGCCCGACACGCTCCGTGAACGCGGGCGCGGGATGGCAGGCTTGGGGGCATGCGCCGACTGCTCGCGTTCCTTGCCGGGGTTCTCCTCGTGGGTGTGTTCGCCCTGCCCGCCTCCGCCGCCGACGGCGACGAGACCTTCTCCATCAGCGACCCCCGCATCACCGAGTCCAGCGGCCTCGCCGCCTCACGCCAGCACCCGGGCATCTACTGGACGCACAACGACCAGGACGACGGCGCCTACCTGTACGCCGTCGACAGCGCCACCGGCAAGACCGTCGCGCGGATCACCATGACCGGCGTGGGCACGCCGCGCGACGTCGAGGCGATCGCCATCGGGCCGGACAACCAGATCTGGGTCGGCGACATCGGCGACAACGACGGTGTCACCTGGCCCTATGTGTGGATCTACCAGCTGCCCGAGCCCAAGAACCTCACCGACCAGAGCGTGAAGGCCACGCAGTACGTCGTGAAGTACTCGAACGGTTCGCGGGACGCCGAGTCGATGGTCGTCCACCCCAAGACCGGGCGCGTCTACATCATCGACAAGCAGGAGGACGGCGGGCATCTCTACGAGGGCCCCGCCAAGCTCTCCGCCTCCGGGAGCAACGTCTTCAAGCCCGCCGCCGCCGTCGACCTGTGGGCCACCGACGCCGCCTTCTCGCCCGACGGCAAGCAGCTCGCCGTACGCGGATACTTCGGCGGGATCTCCTACGACTGGAACGACGGGAAGATCAAGCGGCAGGGGCGGATCAGCGTGCCGATCGGGCAGGGGGAGTCCGTCAGCTACAGCCTCGACGGCACGAAGCTGATGCTCGGGAGCGAGGGCGCGAACAGCGAGGTGGAGGCCAGGGACGCGCCCGACCGTGCCGACGAGTCCGAGTCGCCCTCCGGGAACGGGAGTTCGGCGGCGGGCGGGGACGGCGACGGCGACAGCGAAAGCTTGAAGATCGGCGCCATCGCCGTCGTCGCGACACTCGGCGTCGGCCTGTGGTTCAGGCGGCTGCTGCGGCGGTCGTAGGCCGCCCCGTCTCAGTCCTGCTCAGTCCTGCGGGTTCTCCGCCACCGGCCGCACCTCGTAGTGCAGCGTCCGCGTCCGCATCACCTTGTGGGTCAGCGGCACGAACACCCCTTGCAGGAAGGGGTACTTCTTCCGCAGCAGTCGGGCCGCGTGCTTGTCCTCGTCGCTGCCGTGGTCCAGGAGCCGGGCCCGCGCGCGGATCGCCGGACCGGTCGGGGCGCCGCGGACGGTGGAGGGCGCGATCTCCACCTCCGGGTTGTTGCGCAGGCGCTTCACCTTCGCGGCGGCGCCCGGGGTGCGGAAGTACGCGTGGTCACCCTCGACGGCGATGCTCACGGGGGTGCCGACTCCGGTGCCGTCCTTCTTGTGGCTGGTGAGGAGGACGGCCCACTGCTTGGTGAAGCGGGTGAGCTCGGGGCTCGTGCTCGTCGTATCCATGCCTTCCATACAGGCACCGATCGCCTGCTCTGTCACCCTTCGCCGCGCCGGGCGACGAACACCTCCAGGCCGTCCAGGATCCGCTGCAGGCCGAACTCGAAGTGGTCGAAGTCGGGGCCGAAGGTGTCCTCGGAGAGGGAGGCCATCACCGGGTAGCGGCCCGACGCGAGGACCTTCTCCAGTGTCGGCACCTGGGCCTGCCAGAACTCCGCGTCCGTGAGGCCGGTCCGGCGCTCCGCCTCCTGCTGGTACAGCTGCGTGCGCGCCGCGCCGACGACGTACCCGTCGATCATGATGATCGCCGAGACCAGTTCGGGGTCGCTCAGCCCCATCGGCCGGATGAGCGTGAGCACTTTCTCCATGCCGTCGAGTGCGCTCGGGCCGAGGATCGGGCGGGTCTGGTTGACCTGGAGCAGCCAGGGGTGGCGCCGGTAGAGGTCGAGGGTGGCGCGGCCCAGGGCCTCCAGCGCCGAGCGCCAGTCGCCGTCGCCGAGGTCGGCCGGGTTCTCGGACGGCTTCTGGACGCGGTCCAGCATCAGGTCGAGCAGCTCGCCCTTGCCGGGGACATAGCGGTAGAGGGACATGGTGCCGGTGCCGAGTTCGGCGGCGACCCGGCGCATGGAGAGCGCCTCCAGGCCGTCCGCGTCCGCGATCCGGACGGCTGCCTCCACGATCTGGTCCACGCTCAGCCCCGGCTTCGGGCCGCGGCTGGGCCGTCGGCCGGTGTCCCACAGCAGTTCGAGCGTGCGCCCGATGTCGCCGCTGCCGCTGGTCTCCGTGGAGCCGGTACCGCCCTTGCCGCTCGTCATGTCGTTCAGCTTAGATCCTCGCGGAAAAATTGGGTACGCTGTACGCGCAATAGGGTACGGTGTACTCAATTGAGGAAAGGCCGATGAGGAGGGGGACCCCATGAGTGACGGTTACGCGGTCCGGGCGGAAGGCCTGGAGAAGCGATACGGCGAGAAACGCGCCCTGGACGGCTTCGATCTCACCGTGCGCGAGGGCACCGTGCACGGCCTGCTCGGGCCGAACGGCGCCGGCAAGACCACCGCCGTCCGCATCCTGTCCACGCTCGTCCGGCTCGACGGCGGGAGCGCGACGGTGGCCGGCCTGGATGTCGTACGGCATCCCCGCGACGTGCGCGCGAGGATCGGGCTGACCGGGCAGTACGCCGCCGTGGACGAGGTGCTCACCGGGCGGCAGAACCTGGAGATGTTCGGCCGGCTGTTCCACCTCGGCTCAAAGCGGGCGCGGCTGCGGGCCACCGAGCTGCTGGACCAGTTCGACCTGGCCGACGCCGCCGACAAGGGCGTAGGCGGCTACAGCGGCGGCATGCGGCGCCGCCTCGACCTCGCCGCGTCGATGATCCTCGCCCCGGCGGTCCTCTTCCTGGACGAGCCGACGACCGGCCTCGACCCCCGCAGCCGCGGTGAAGTCTGGGAATCCGTACGGGCGTTGGTGGCCAGCGGCACCACCGTGCTGCTGACCACGCAGTATCTGGAGGAGGCCGACAAGCTGGCCTCCCGCATCACCGTCATCGACCAGGGGCGGTCCATCGCCGACGACACCCCGGACGGGCTGAAGAACCTCGTCGGCGGCGACCGCATCGAGGTCGTGGTCGCCGAGCGGTCCGACATCCCGCGCGTGGTGAAGGTGGTCGCCCGTGTCTCGGACGGCGAACCCGAGGCCGACGAGACCGAACTGCGCGTGCACGCGCCGGTGACCGACCGGGTGTCGGCCCTCACCGACGTCGCCCGCACCCTCCAGGACGAGGGTGTGCCGGTCGAGGACATAGGGCTGCGCAGGCCCAGCCTGGACGACGTGTTCCTGCGGCTGACCGGACACCGTACGGAGAAGACCGAGAAGGAGGCCGCGAAGTGAGCGCTCTCGACCTGACCGGGCACCCCACCCGCAGCCGCACCTACTGGGCCCTCGCCGACTGCTGGAACATCGTCCGCCGCGGCCTCACCCACTACCAGCGCCAGCCCGTCAACATCGCCTGGCAGCTGGGCTTCCCGATCCTGTCCGTCCTCCTCTACGGCTATGTCTTCGGCAGCGCCATGAAGGTGCCCGGCGGCGGGAACTACCAGGACTTCCTGATGCCGGGCATGTTCGTGATGACCATGGCCTTCGGCTTCATCAACACGGCGACCGTCGTGGTGTACGACTCCACCAAGGGCGTCATCGACCGGTTCCGCTCCATGCCGATGGCCTCCTCCGCGGTCGTCGCCGGACGCGGGGTGACCGACCTCGTCGTGGCCTGCGCGGAACTCGGCATCATGATGCTGACGGCGTTCGCGATGGGCTGGCGGCCGGACGGCGGCTTCGGCTTCCTCGCCGCCTTCGGATTGCTGTTGTGGCTCCGGTTCGCGCTGATCTGGATCGGCGTGTGGCTGGGTCTGCTCGTACCCAACCCCGAGGCGGCGGGCGGACTGTTCGCGGTCGCCTTCCCGCTGACGATGATCTCCAGCATTTTCGTCGCCCCGCAGCTGATGCCGGACTGGCTCGGCTGGGTCGCGGCCTGGAACCCGATCTCCTCCACGGCGGCGGCCACCCGCGACCTCTTCGGCTCACCGGGCGCGACCGGCGACTCCTGGGTCGAGCAGCACGCCCTGCTGATGGCGGGAGTCTGGCCGGTGATCCTCACACTGATCTTCCTGCCGCTCGCTGTACGGCGGTTCCAGAAGCTCAGCCGCTGATCGGTACGGATGTGCGCGGCGCCGCCCCCGGGCTGAGACTGGAAGGGGGCGAGTCAGGAGGAATCATGACGGCGGCGACGAAGGAAGGTACCGCGGTCGCCCTTGAAGGCGAGGGTGTGGAACTGCGCAAGACCGAACTCGGTGGCGAGATGAGCGTGGCATTCATCCACCTGCCGAAGGGCACGGACATGGAGCCGGCCATGAAGGGCCTGCCCGATGACATGTGCCAGTGCCCCCACTGGGGCTATGTGTTCAAGGGCCGTCTCCAGCTGAAGACGGCCGAGGGCGACGAAACGTACGAAGCGGGTCAGGCCTTCTACTGGGCACCCGGCCACATTCCGGTGGCGCTGGAGGACGTCGAGTTCATGGACTTCTCGCCGACGCCGGAGTTCGACCGCGTCATCGACCACGTGAAGTCCCAGATGGGCTGACGGCCGCATATATGACGATGAGGGGCGCCCGGAACTCTCAGGGCGCCCTTCATCGTCGTACCGCTGCGATCAGAGCTTCTCGATCACGTAGTCGATGCACTTGGTCAGCGCCTCGATGTCGGCCGGGTCGATCGCCGGGAACATCGCGACGCGCAGCTGGTTGCGGCCGAGCTTGCGGTAGGGCTCGGTGTCGACGATGCCGTTGGCGCGCAGCACCTTGGCGACGGCGGCGGCGTCGATCTCGTCCGTGAAGTCGATCGTGCCGATGACCTGCGAGCGCTTGGCCGGGTCGGTGACGAACGGGTTGGCGTACTTGATGTCCTCGGCCCAGCCGTACAGCGTGCGGGCGGAGGCGGCGGTGCGGCGGACCGCCCAGTCCAGGCCGCCCTGGCCGTTGATCCACTCCAGCTGGTCGTTGAGGAGGAAGAGGGTGGCGAGGGCGGGGGTGTTGTACGTCTGGTTCTTGCGGGAGTTGTCGATCGCCGTGGGGAGGCTGAAGAACTCCGGGATGTGGCGGCCGGACGCGTGGATGCGCTCGGCGCGCTCGATCGCGGCGGGGGAGAAGACGCCGATCCACAGGCCGCCGTCGGAGGCGAAGGACTTCTGCGGGGCGAAGTAGTAGACGTCGGTCTCGGACACGTCGACGGGCAGGCCGCCGGCACCCGAGGTGGCGTCCACGAGAACGAGCGCGCCCTCGTCGGCACCGGCCACGCGCTTGATCGGCATGGCGACACCGGTGGACGTCTCGTTGTGGGTGAAGGCGTAGACGTCGACGCCTTCTGCCGTGACCGGCTCGGGGTGCGTGCCCGGGTCGGTGGAGATGACGTCCGGCTCGGCGAGCCAGGGGGCGAGCTTGGCGGCCTTGGCGAACTTCGAGGAGAACTCGCCGAACGTGAGGTGCTGGGACTTGTTCTCGATCAGGCCGTGGGTCGCGATGTCCCAGAACGCGGTCGAGCCGCCGTTGCCGAGGACGACCTCATAGCCCTCGGGCAGCTGGAACAGGTCGCGGACGCCCTCGCGAACCTTGCCGACCAGGTTTTTCACCGGGGCCTGGCGGTGGGAGGTGCCCATGAGAGAGGCGCCGGTGGCGGCCAGCGCGTCCAGCGCTTCCGTCCGCACCTTGGAGGGGCCCGCGCCGAAACGTCCGTCGGCGGGCTTGATGTCAGCGGGAATCTGGATCTCAGCCACGGAGTGAGGTTAGCCGGTGGGGGAAACCTGGGTGAAACCTCGTCCGTCGGGTGAGACGGCGTTTCGGTGACCGTCCGCCCCTGGGGGCTGCCGCCCCCAGACCCCCGCTTCGGCCTGAACGGCCTCGTCCTCAAACGCCGGACGGGCTGAGAGTGTGGACGCATGAGTGATCTCGAGGCCGGTTTGCGCAAGGTCGTCCGGGGTGAGGTCGCCTTCGACGTCACCTCGCGGGCGCTGACCACCATGGACGCCTCCAACTACCGGCGCGTCCCCCTGGGTGTGGTCGCACCACATGACGCCGACGACGTCGCCGCCGTGCTGGAGGTGTGCCGGGACCACATGGTGCCGGTGGTGGCCCGTGGTGGAGGGACCTCCATCGCCGGACAGGCCACCGGCACCGGCATCGTGCTGGATTTCACCCGCCACATGAACCGGCTCGTGTCCCTGGACCCCGGGATCCGCACCGCCGTCGTCCAGCCCGGCCTCGTCCTCGACCGTCTCCAGGACGCCGCCGCCCCGCACGGACTGCGCTTCGGGCCCGACCCCTCCACCCACAGCCGGTGCACGCTCGGCGGAATGATCGGCAACAACTCCTGCGGCTCGCACTCGGTGGCGTGGGGGACCACCGCGGACAGCGTGCGGGAGCTGTCCGTGCTCACCGCGCGCGGCGAGCGACTGCGGCTCGGGCAGGGCTGGTCCGGGGCGCCGGAGGGGC contains:
- a CDS encoding ATP-binding cassette domain-containing protein, with protein sequence MSDGYAVRAEGLEKRYGEKRALDGFDLTVREGTVHGLLGPNGAGKTTAVRILSTLVRLDGGSATVAGLDVVRHPRDVRARIGLTGQYAAVDEVLTGRQNLEMFGRLFHLGSKRARLRATELLDQFDLADAADKGVGGYSGGMRRRLDLAASMILAPAVLFLDEPTTGLDPRSRGEVWESVRALVASGTTVLLTTQYLEEADKLASRITVIDQGRSIADDTPDGLKNLVGGDRIEVVVAERSDIPRVVKVVARVSDGEPEADETELRVHAPVTDRVSALTDVARTLQDEGVPVEDIGLRRPSLDDVFLRLTGHRTEKTEKEAAK
- a CDS encoding ABC transporter permease, with translation MSALDLTGHPTRSRTYWALADCWNIVRRGLTHYQRQPVNIAWQLGFPILSVLLYGYVFGSAMKVPGGGNYQDFLMPGMFVMTMAFGFINTATVVVYDSTKGVIDRFRSMPMASSAVVAGRGVTDLVVACAELGIMMLTAFAMGWRPDGGFGFLAAFGLLLWLRFALIWIGVWLGLLVPNPEAAGGLFAVAFPLTMISSIFVAPQLMPDWLGWVAAWNPISSTAAATRDLFGSPGATGDSWVEQHALLMAGVWPVILTLIFLPLAVRRFQKLSR
- the serC gene encoding phosphoserine transaminase — translated: MAEIQIPADIKPADGRFGAGPSKVRTEALDALAATGASLMGTSHRQAPVKNLVGKVREGVRDLFQLPEGYEVVLGNGGSTAFWDIATHGLIENKSQHLTFGEFSSKFAKAAKLAPWLAEPDVISTDPGTHPEPVTAEGVDVYAFTHNETSTGVAMPIKRVAGADEGALVLVDATSGAGGLPVDVSETDVYYFAPQKSFASDGGLWIGVFSPAAIERAERIHASGRHIPEFFSLPTAIDNSRKNQTYNTPALATLFLLNDQLEWINGQGGLDWAVRRTAASARTLYGWAEDIKYANPFVTDPAKRSQVIGTIDFTDEIDAAAVAKVLRANGIVDTEPYRKLGRNQLRVAMFPAIDPADIEALTKCIDYVIEKL